A window from Corynebacterium urogenitale encodes these proteins:
- a CDS encoding DNA polymerase III subunit gamma and tau, protein MALYRKYRPASFAEVVGQEHVTEPLSIALDSGQINHAYLFSGPRGCGKTSSARILARSLNCVKGTTSTPCGVCDSCVSLAPGGPGNLDVTELDAATHNGVDDMRELRDRAFYAPADSRYRVFIIDEAHMISKEGFNALLKIVEEPPEHLIFIFATTEPEKMLATIRSRTHNYPFRLLTPPAMRGLLERVVEGEGKQIEDAVYPLVVRAGGGSPRDSLSVMDQLLAGSGPEGVTYQRALALLGVTDAALIDKAVDALADQDQAALFGVVDDVIDAGYDPRRFATDLLDRFRDLLIVQAVPDAFERGLVDAPAGAQEVLVAEAQALGQATLTRCAALVNEGLAQMRGATAPRLLLEILCARMALPAAGMTVEALAQRVEALEQGRASGGGTASSVSVGGEAAPGLSSGRRYERPSRRAAAESAQVAEPKQETQPEAKPTPQPAPAPRPEPKQQDSKPQETAAHPTEDPAIAEARRAREIMDRNRQATAAATAASAAPAPSSRDVHSQWAAILEAAKDIDLSAWIAARDAKPSQEQPKDDELHITHHTGALAAFVNKNQPVYSAAAERATGEALTIIATVQGATKQGAAPREADQPGKAEAAPQAATQEQPKTSTPDEQPSEQHSPIPAEQGLNPSELRSASSSALERARAMAEAHKTPQPKPVQPTQPVEDKPLSGWKARAERLKNRSREAEANTFNGVPLPPEPPADPWDGGPPDSYPPGPPQNAAPGDAVASKRREEDEILDQIAQGPGEMDHRKPLDIAGELVEKHLGGQRLR, encoded by the coding sequence GTGGCTTTATACCGGAAGTATCGCCCCGCCAGCTTTGCTGAGGTTGTGGGACAGGAGCATGTGACTGAACCGTTGTCCATCGCGCTCGACAGCGGTCAGATTAACCATGCCTATTTGTTCTCCGGTCCGCGTGGCTGCGGTAAGACTTCCTCCGCGCGCATCCTCGCGCGCTCGCTGAACTGTGTGAAGGGGACGACCTCCACCCCGTGTGGCGTGTGCGATTCCTGCGTGTCCCTGGCTCCTGGTGGGCCGGGCAATTTGGATGTCACGGAGCTGGATGCCGCCACGCACAATGGTGTGGATGACATGCGTGAGCTGCGTGATCGTGCCTTCTATGCGCCGGCGGATTCGCGCTATCGCGTGTTCATCATCGACGAGGCGCACATGATCTCCAAGGAAGGTTTCAACGCTCTGCTGAAGATCGTGGAGGAGCCGCCGGAGCACCTCATCTTTATCTTCGCGACGACCGAGCCGGAGAAGATGCTGGCGACGATTCGCAGCCGTACGCACAATTACCCCTTCCGACTGCTCACGCCACCTGCGATGCGCGGTCTGCTGGAGCGCGTGGTGGAGGGCGAGGGCAAGCAGATCGAGGATGCTGTATACCCCCTGGTGGTGCGCGCGGGCGGTGGCTCTCCGCGTGATTCGCTGTCCGTGATGGATCAGCTGCTCGCGGGCTCTGGGCCGGAGGGCGTGACCTACCAGCGTGCATTGGCGCTGCTCGGGGTCACGGATGCCGCGCTCATCGACAAGGCCGTGGACGCGTTGGCTGATCAGGACCAAGCCGCCCTGTTCGGTGTAGTCGATGATGTGATCGACGCCGGCTACGACCCGCGCCGCTTCGCTACAGATCTGCTGGACCGCTTCCGCGATTTGCTGATTGTGCAGGCCGTGCCGGATGCTTTCGAGCGCGGGCTGGTGGATGCGCCCGCTGGGGCGCAGGAAGTGCTGGTCGCCGAGGCGCAGGCGCTGGGGCAGGCCACCCTCACGCGGTGCGCAGCCCTGGTGAACGAGGGGCTAGCGCAGATGCGTGGCGCGACAGCACCGCGCCTGTTGCTGGAGATTTTGTGCGCGCGCATGGCCCTGCCCGCGGCGGGTATGACCGTGGAGGCGCTGGCTCAGCGCGTGGAGGCATTGGAACAGGGCCGTGCTTCTGGTGGTGGCACCGCTAGCAGCGTGTCCGTTGGCGGGGAAGCTGCGCCGGGGCTGTCCTCGGGGAGGCGCTACGAGCGTCCCTCTCGCCGTGCGGCGGCAGAGTCGGCACAGGTGGCAGAGCCCAAGCAGGAAACACAACCTGAAGCAAAGCCCACGCCGCAACCTGCGCCTGCTCCACGACCCGAGCCCAAGCAGCAAGATTCCAAGCCGCAGGAAACCGCGGCACATCCCACCGAGGATCCGGCGATCGCTGAGGCTCGCCGCGCCCGCGAGATTATGGATCGCAATCGGCAGGCCACGGCCGCTGCCACTGCTGCCTCGGCGGCACCGGCTCCAAGCTCTCGGGATGTGCACTCCCAGTGGGCCGCGATCCTCGAGGCGGCGAAGGACATTGATCTCAGCGCCTGGATCGCTGCGAGGGATGCGAAGCCATCCCAAGAACAGCCCAAGGATGACGAGCTCCACATCACGCACCACACCGGTGCCTTGGCAGCCTTCGTCAACAAGAACCAGCCCGTGTACTCCGCCGCAGCTGAGCGGGCAACGGGTGAAGCACTGACGATCATCGCCACCGTACAAGGGGCTACAAAGCAAGGGGCTGCTCCGCGGGAGGCTGATCAGCCGGGAAAAGCTGAAGCGGCCCCGCAGGCCGCCACTCAGGAACAACCCAAAACAAGCACTCCTGACGAGCAACCCTCCGAGCAGCACAGCCCCATCCCAGCGGAGCAGGGGCTGAACCCCAGCGAGCTCCGCAGCGCCTCCAGCTCTGCGCTCGAGCGAGCCCGCGCCATGGCCGAGGCCCACAAGACTCCTCAGCCCAAGCCGGTCCAGCCCACGCAGCCGGTCGAGGATAAACCCCTCTCCGGTTGGAAGGCCCGGGCCGAAAGGTTGAAGAATCGCAGCAGGGAGGCGGAGGCGAACACCTTCAACGGCGTGCCACTGCCACCGGAGCCGCCCGCCGATCCGTGGGACGGCGGCCCGCCGGACAGCTACCCGCCTGGGCCTCCGCAGAATGCCGCTCCTGGGGACGCGGTGGCGTCGAAAAGGAGGGAAGAGGACGAGATCCTCGACCAGATCGCGCAGGGACCCGGCGAGATGGACCACAGGAAGCCGCTGGACATTGCCGGGGAACTTGTTGAGAAACACCTGGGTGGCCAACGCTTGCGCTAA